The genomic DNA GGGCCGATGAATACGCTCCGGTGGGACTTCAAGGCGAATCGCCCGATCAGCGACTGGCCCGCCCTCGCGAAGGTGGTGGGCCTCGCCGACGTGGGACGAGATCAGGAGCACACGAGCGCGGACATCAAGGAACTATTGATAAAACACGGCCCGCTGTGGGCTGCCGGAAACTGGTATGGCGTCGGTCATTGCATCGTAGTGACTGGCGTCGATGACGGGACAGTTTATCTGAATGATCCCGACGGTGGCGTGAAGAAGGAGGAGCTCCTCGCCTGGTTCAACACCAAGCGCTTTCGCACATGGCCGGATTCCCTCCTCGCCAAGGATCCGAATCGCTATTAGCACGCACTGCCGGTAAGGCTCGCTCTCCATCGCCTAACGATCCGACACCTGGTCGACCCAGCTGTCGCCCGTATACATTCGCATCGGCTTCCCGGGTTGCTCGACGAACCGCACCACTTCGCCCACGACGCCACCGCCCGTCGGCGCGACAAAGCGGAATCGGCCGTCACCCAGCGGCTCGAGAGTGATCGGATTGTCGACGTTCGCCGCGTTCGGCGTGATGAGCACGAGGCGATTGTTGAGCAGCACCACCTGCGAGTCCCCGCCCCGCCCGCGAGAGTCCCGCAAAGCGCGCCCAGCTCGGATTCCACGTCGCCGCGAGGGTCACCGGCGCCGCGGACTTCGCGACCGCCTTGCCCACGGTCAACATCAGCTCGCGCGCGATGTCGAACGGATTCGAGTCGTTCGTGTTCGTCAACACGATGACGCCGACCTTGTCGTCGAGCTGAATGAGCGTCTGCGTCGTGTTGCCAGGGTAGCCGCCGCCGTGCCCCACGTAGGTTCGCCCGTCGATGCGATTGACGTCGAACCCGAGTCCCGTCCCGGACATCCAGTTCTCTTCGACGGACCGCACACGGTGCATTTCGCGCAGCGATGCCGTACTCAGAATGCGATTGCCGCCGCGCGGGCCGCGCCGGAACTGGGCCGAGACGAACTTTGCCATGTCGAGGCGACGATTCTGCCTCCGACGGCAACTCCGACTCCGACCCCGACTGAAGCGAAGGCGGGAGAACGTCGCCGACTCCGTATGCGGCATTCATCTCGACGACCTGCTCGGCCACGTTGCCTCGCTACCAGGCGCCGAGGACTCCAAGGGCGACCCGGGCTGTGATACACCCAAAGCAGAAACGAGTGACTAGGGGTGCGGCTGGCGAAACGATCCGATGAGTATGTGAGCGTAGGGGACAAAGCCCGCCCGCTGGAGCGTTCGCCGTGACGCGGCGTTCGTGGGATCACAACGAGCACCGGGAACTCCCCCGAGTTCGCGGCAGAGGCGTTTCAACTCCTGTACGAGAAAGCTCCCGTAGCCACGTCGCTGATGCGGTTCGCTGATCTCCATATAGATGTCGCCGTAGGGCGGGTTGTAATGAAAGAGAATCCCGCCCTTGCCCACCACGGTTCCATTCACTTCGAGCGCCCATTCACCGCCGCCAGCGCGCTCGGTGATCGCCTGCCGGATCTCGCCCGCCGACGTGAGGCTCCGCAACGTAGCGCCGGGGAGCGCTTGCGCCGTCGTCAAGTCGTCACGAAAAACCACCTTCTCGGTGGAAATCTCGTGCGCGAAGGTGATGGTAAGCGCGGTCAGGAGGAGGTCGCTCGACTGCACCTCGAACGCCGGCGGCCTCGTCGCTTCGAGGAAGGCCTCGAAGAGGGCGAAGGCACGAGAGCGCCGGTCAGGCACGATGTAGACCTCATAGAGAGTCGGCTTGTCGCGCCATGGCCCGTCGACGGCAAGCGAAGCGTACGCCACAACGCGATCACCTTCGGCGATGGCGAACTCCCGCGTCCAGCCACGACGAGGATGAATCGAATCGTGGACGATCTGACAGTTCTGCTCCGCGCGATACGCTTCGCGCATCGCGGCGAGCTCCTTCAGCTTTACCTGACGAACCGAGATGGGCGCTTCGTTCATGGTATAGAGGCGGCCGCAGCGCGCGGGTGAATGCCCCGAGTCAGCAGCAATTCATCGTCGAGGCGGCAGGCCGCTGACGACACTGACACGCCCTGAAACCACTGACGATCTCCTCAGCATTGAACGCTCCTCGTGGCCGATAAACGTGTTTGTGTTTGTTGAAGTGCCTCGGGAGGCCACTCTCTGTGCAGGAGGCTTCCCGAGGCACTTCGCAAAAGCACATTGGTTCCGGAGCGAGGAGTTTTCCTGAGCGCGGAGTCCGTCAGTGGTATCAGGGCGTGTCAGTGGTTTCAGCGGCCTCTCCCGGTTGACGAGCAGAGGTGTCGATGAGGCGCCTGAATCCCAAGATTCCGGGAGGATCCCAATTCCATCAGCTAATAAGTCAGCGGTGCCTGCCCCCTCGTCTTGAGCTGTTCGTTCACAGTGGCAGCCTGCGCTCGCAGCGCGGCATTGAACCGGGTGACTTCCTCGTGCGCCTGCGTGATCATGCTCTCCGCGGCGCTCAGCTCGACGGCGTTAGGCGCGGAGTTGCTGTCGCCATAGCCGAGCCGTTCGACCTCGTCGAGGATGGTCGCCGTGTAGGGCTCGGCGGACTGGTTGCGCCCGTAGAACAGTGGCAGCATCCGCTTGCCCCAGGTGAGCAACGTGTCCTTGAGCGCCTTGAGGGGTGCCGCCTCGCTCGACGCCTGAGTTACGCCGGGTGCGGAAACGGCCGCCAACCGCCGGTCGATTTCCTGCCTGAGCGCGAACGCCCGGTTGACGGCGTCGATAAGCTCCGTTGACGCGTCGTTCAACTTGCGCGTGAAGGCCATGCGCGCAGCCAGCTCGGCGCCGGAGGCCTGGATCCGAGGGTCGGGCTTGAGCGTGAACGACGCTTGCTGGGTACTCCCGCCAAAGGTGAGCGCCACGCTGTAGCGACCCGGCACTGCCATCGGTCCGCGCACGCGACGAAGCTGGTACACACTATCCCAGAGTGTCGCGCCGTCGGCGTAGCGGAAATTCCAGTAGAACACGTTCAGGCCCTTCTTCGCCGAGAGCCGCGGTGGACTCGAGAGCCGGTTCTTCGGGTCGTCGTTAGGCGGCTCGACGAACGGCTTGTTGAGCGCGGCCGTGTCGGTGACGCCTGCTTTTTTCAACGAATCGTTGCGCGTCTGTTTGAAGCGATCGAGTCGCAGGCTGTCGACCCGTTGGATCGAGTCCTGCTCGTTGGTGAAATGGTTGACCACCGCGCCGCTCGAGTCGCGCACGTCGAGCGTCACGACTTTATTCGAGTCCGCCAGCCAGTAGTAGACGGCCGCGCCGTTGCCCGGGTCTTCACCCTTCTGCAGATTCTGGATGAGTTGCTGGCCGCGCCAGAAGACGCGGTACGAGTCCGTGGGGTTGAACAGGTGCGCCCCCCCCTTCTCGGCCAGCGTATTGGCCGCGAGCTGCCGCAGCGGTGAGATGTCGTCCATGATCCACAGCGCGCGCCCATGTGTGGCGATCGCGAGATCATTGTCCTTGATGATCAAGTCGTGGACCGGCACCTGTGGCAGGTTGCGCCGGAGCGGTTGCCAGTGGCCGCCATCGTCGAAGCTGAACCACACGCCGCGCTCCGTACCCGCGTACAGCAGCCCGCGCCGCACCGGGTCCTCGCGTACGACGTGCGTGAACTCGTTCTTCGGAATTCCACCATCGATCTCCGTCCAGGTAGCGCCGTAGTCGGTGGTCTTGAACAGGTACGGCTTGTAGTCGTCCATCAGCTGCCGGTTGGCGGCGAGATACGCGGTGCCCGCCGCGACTGTCGACGCGTCGATCATCGAC from Gemmatimonadaceae bacterium includes the following:
- a CDS encoding papain-like cysteine protease family protein, producing MPYYRLNVPAVAQTSSDTCWHSAALMVWYYSQQLSGKSGPMNTLRWDFKANRPISDWPALAKVVGLADVGRDQEHTSADIKELLIKHGPLWAAGNWYGVGHCIVVTGVDDGTVYLNDPDGGVKKEELLAWFNTKRFRTWPDSLLAKDPNRY
- a CDS encoding serine hydrolase, producing MAKFVSAQFRRGPRGGNRILSTASLREMHRVRSVEENWMSGTGLGFDVNRIDGRTYVGHGGGYPGNTTQTLIQLDDKVGVIVLTNTNDSNPFDIARELMLTVGKAVAKSAAPVTLAATWNPSWARFAGLSRAGRGLAGGAAQQSPRAHHAERGERRQSDHSRAAG
- a CDS encoding GNAT family N-acetyltransferase, with amino-acid sequence MNEAPISVRQVKLKELAAMREAYRAEQNCQIVHDSIHPRRGWTREFAIAEGDRVVAYASLAVDGPWRDKPTLYEVYIVPDRRSRAFALFEAFLEATRPPAFEVQSSDLLLTALTITFAHEISTEKVVFRDDLTTAQALPGATLRSLTSAGEIRQAITERAGGGEWALEVNGTVVGKGGILFHYNPPYGDIYMEISEPHQRRGYGSFLVQELKRLCRELGGVPGARCDPTNAASRRTLQRAGFVPYAHILIGSFRQPHP